In the Microcaecilia unicolor chromosome 10, aMicUni1.1, whole genome shotgun sequence genome, one interval contains:
- the HES1 gene encoding transcription factor HES-1 has protein sequence MPADMMEKNSSSPVAATPANIHSTPDKPKTASEHRKSSKPIMEKRRRARINESLGQLKTLILDALKKDSSRHSKLEKADILEMTVKHLRNLQRVQMTAALNTDPTVLGKYRAGFSECMNEVTRFLSTCEGVNTEVRTRLLGHLASCMTQINAMNYPAQPQMPIPAAAPHASFGQPLVQMPGTAPQGNGVPLNGVPCKLGSPSVEAAKVYGGFQLVPASDGQFAFLIPNTAFAHNGPVIPVYTNTNVNTGLPSAGSPSRAPSINSDSVWRPW, from the exons ATGCCAGCTGATATGATGGAGAAAAATTCCTCATCTCCTGTAGCTGCTACACCAGCAAATATTCACTCAACGCCAGATAAACCAAAGACTGCATCTGAGCACAGAAAG TCATCCAAACCAATCATGGAGAAAAGGCGAAGGGCAAGAATTAATGAAAGCCTGGGCCAGCTGAAAACCTTGATTCTTGATGCGCTGAAGAAAGAT AGCTCGAGACATTCAAAGTTGGAAAAGGCAGATATTCTGGAAATGACTGTCAAACACCTTAGGAATCTCCAGAGAGTACAGATGACTG cTGCTCTGAACACAGACCCCACCGTCCTGGGCAAATACCGGGCTGGATTCAGTGAGTGCATGAATGAGGTGACCCGCTTTCTGTCCACTTGCGAAGGAGTGAACACAGAGGTCCGAACCCGGCTCCTGGGCCACCTCGCCAGCTGCATGACTCAGATCAATGCCATGAACTACCCTGCTCAGCCTCAAATGCCCATACCAGCTGCAGCTCCTCACGCCTCCTTTGGCCAGCCTTTGGTACAGATGCCCGGAACGGCTCCACAGGGCAATGGGGTGCCTCTAAATGGAGTGCCTTGCAAGCTGGGGTCACCCTCGGTGGAAGCTGCAAAAGTCTATGGGGGGTTCCAgctcgtgccagcctcagatggccAGTTCGCTTTCTTGATCCCTAACACAGCTTTTGCACACAATGGCCCGGTTATTCCGGTTTATACCAACACAAATGTTAACACAGGTTTGCCATCTGCAGGGTCTCCCTCCAGGGCACCCTCAATCAACTCCGATTCAGTCTGGAGACCCTGGTGA